The following proteins come from a genomic window of Nycticebus coucang isolate mNycCou1 chromosome 11, mNycCou1.pri, whole genome shotgun sequence:
- the POLR1F gene encoding DNA-directed RNA polymerase I subunit RPA43, giving the protein MAAGCTEVRLPRKASDGSLIGSEGVLPCLELPTYAAACALVNNRYSCLVAGPHRRHIALAPRYLNRKRTGIREQLDAELLRYSESLSGVPIAYDNIKVVGELGDIYDDQGHIHLNIEADFVIFCPEPGQRLMGTVNKVSSSHIGCLVHGCFNASIPKPEQLSAEQWQTVEINLGDELEFEVFRLDSDAAGVFCIRGKLNITSLQFKSLEVSEEVTETGTEEVVEKPPKKKKKKKKDPEMYEVDEVTTKQADFTDDTPKEESDLQVTNNVNGLCEEEPKKKKKKKHQESQDQDPVFQGSDSSGYQSDHKKKKKKKKHKEVAEFTPPLACSPKKKREK; this is encoded by the exons ATGGCTGCAGGTTGTACAGAGGTGAGACTGCCGAGGAAGGCCTCTGATGGGTCCCTGATAGGATCGGAAGGCGTCCTGCCTTGCCTAGAGCTTCCTACCTATGCTGCTGCTTGTGCACTGGTGAATAACCGTTATTCCTGCTTGGTGGCCGGGCCACACCGAAGGCACATCGCGCTGGCGCCTCGCTACCTTAACCGGAAACGCACCGGCATCCGAGAGCAGCTGGATGCGGAGCTCCTTCGCTATTCCGAGAG CCTCTCAGGTGTCCCCATTGCATATGATAACATTAAAGTTGTGGGTGAACTAGGAGATATTTATGATGATCAAGGGCACATTCATCTTAACATTGAAGcagattttgttattttctgcCCAGAACCAGGGCAGAGGCTCATG gGTACAGTTAATAAAGTGTCTTCTAGCCACATAGGCTGTTTAGTACATGGGTGTTTCAATGCTTCCATTCCTAAACCTGAGCAGTTGTCAGCTGAGCAGTGGCAAACTGTGGAGATAAACTTGGGTGATGAACTAGAATTTGAAGTATTTCGTTTGGACTCAGATGCTGCTGGAGTATTCTGCATTCGGGGAAAACTAAATATCACCAG TTTACAATTCAAGAGCTTAGAAGTTTCTGAAGAAGTAACAGAAACTGGCACTGAAGAAGTTGTTGAAAAAcctccaaagaagaaaaagaaaaagaaaaaagacccagAGATGTATGAAGTGGACGAAGTTACCACAAAGCAAGCAGATTTTACAGATGACACCCCAAAGGAAGAGTCAGACCTGCAGGTTACAAATAACGTGAATGGCCTCTGTGAGGAagagccaaagaaaaagaagaagaaaaagcaccaGGAAAGTCAGGACCAGGACCCTGTTTTCCAAGGCAGTGACTCCAGTGGTTACCAAAGtgaccataaaaagaaaaaaaagaaaaaaaaacacaaagaagtaGCTGAATTTACCCCACCTTTGGCATgctcaccaaaaaagaaaagggaaaagtaa